Proteins found in one Synechococcus sp. LA31 genomic segment:
- a CDS encoding cupin domain-containing protein: MLPRILHPEELQGFRLSSNDHCRLALLNNTDAGGCTVFLEVHDPCDRVPPHRHQEAVELYFVLRGGVIFHVDDRSITARSGDVVVVPEEALHDLENPGPGRLYLLTVLSKDGGFTNQLKHSIPTPLDAEDLEVLRNL, encoded by the coding sequence ATGCTGCCACGGATCCTGCATCCCGAGGAGCTCCAAGGCTTCCGGCTCAGCAGCAACGACCACTGTCGCCTGGCTTTGCTGAACAACACCGACGCCGGTGGCTGCACGGTGTTCCTCGAAGTGCACGACCCCTGTGATCGGGTGCCGCCCCACCGCCATCAAGAGGCAGTTGAGCTGTACTTCGTGCTGCGAGGCGGGGTGATCTTTCACGTCGACGATCGGTCCATCACCGCCCGCAGTGGGGATGTGGTGGTGGTGCCCGAGGAGGCCCTCCACGACCTGGAGAACCCAGGCCCCGGGCGGCTCTACCTACTCACGGTGCTCAGCAAAGACGGCGGTTTCACCAATCAGCTGAAACACAGCATTCCCACACCACTGGATGCAGAAGATCTGGAGGTGCTCCGCAACCTCTGA
- the pyrF gene encoding orotidine-5'-phosphate decarboxylase, producing the protein MAPEQALAFAAAVPQLRWVKVGLELFVAGGPDVVRQLRDQGKRVFLDLKFHDIPATMAGACRSAARLGAELITVHACAGSEALGAAQVAASESAAAAGLMPPTLLAVTVLTSWDPQRFGAELAIEEPVRDYVPRLAQLAAQAGIGGCVCSPLEVAALRAAHPDPFALVTPGIRPAGAALGDQQRVMTPAQAIAAGSSQLVIGRPITAAPDPAAAFAACCADLLA; encoded by the coding sequence ATGGCCCCCGAGCAGGCCTTGGCCTTTGCGGCGGCGGTGCCCCAGTTGCGCTGGGTGAAGGTGGGGCTGGAGCTGTTTGTGGCGGGCGGCCCGGATGTGGTGCGGCAGCTGCGCGATCAGGGCAAGCGGGTGTTTCTGGATCTGAAATTTCACGACATCCCCGCCACCATGGCCGGCGCCTGCCGCAGTGCCGCGCGCCTCGGGGCGGAATTGATCACCGTGCATGCCTGTGCGGGCAGCGAAGCCCTTGGTGCTGCCCAGGTTGCAGCCTCTGAATCGGCGGCAGCAGCGGGGTTGATGCCGCCCACCCTGCTGGCGGTCACGGTGCTCACCAGCTGGGACCCCCAGCGCTTTGGCGCTGAGCTGGCCATTGAGGAGCCGGTGAGGGATTACGTGCCGCGGTTGGCTCAGCTGGCGGCTCAGGCGGGCATTGGCGGTTGTGTGTGTTCTCCGCTGGAGGTGGCGGCGCTGCGGGCGGCTCACCCCGACCCGTTTGCCCTGGTGACCCCTGGTATTCGTCCTGCCGGCGCTGCTCTGGGCGATCAACAGCGGGTGATGACGCCAGCCCAGGCCATCGCTGCTGGCTCCAGTCAGCTGGTGATCGGCCGGCCGATCACAGCCGCACCAGACCCGGCCGCTGCATTCGCTGCCTGCTGCGCCGACCTTCTGGCTTAA
- a CDS encoding glycosyltransferase family 4 protein: protein MPHIAWLGKKSPFCGNVTYGLATTAALKQRGHDISFIHFDTPAGSLGRSIESSDPSLEVALPYLVKSQVYTIPSPGAQRELRESLERLRPDLVHASLTLSPLDFRLPDLCQQLGLPLVATFHPPFDAALRNLSSGTQQLTYQLYAPSLARYNRVVVFSDLQADVLMRLGVPASRLAVIPNGVDPEQWKPSLPSTESPELLELRRRFAGQRVFLYMGRIATEKNVEALLRAWRLVQLAGCTLVVVGDGPVRQSLMQSYGREINVHWWGHEPDQSKRLALLQMAEVFLLPSLVEGLSLALLEAMASGTACVATDAGADGEVLEGGAGIVISTQGVTTQLRTLLPVLRDQPVLTAELGRRARQRALERYTLTRNIDELERLYAELVPQGSLAA, encoded by the coding sequence GTGCCCCACATCGCCTGGCTGGGCAAGAAGTCACCGTTCTGCGGCAACGTCACCTATGGGCTTGCAACCACAGCAGCCCTGAAGCAACGCGGCCACGACATCAGCTTCATTCATTTCGACACACCGGCCGGAAGCCTGGGCCGGTCGATTGAGAGCAGCGATCCCAGCCTGGAAGTAGCCCTGCCTTACCTGGTGAAGTCGCAGGTGTACACCATCCCCTCACCGGGAGCGCAGCGGGAATTGAGGGAGTCGCTGGAGCGGCTGCGGCCGGATCTGGTGCACGCCAGCCTCACCCTCTCCCCCTTGGATTTCCGCCTGCCCGATCTCTGCCAGCAGCTGGGGCTACCTCTGGTCGCCACCTTCCACCCCCCGTTTGATGCGGCGCTGCGCAACCTCAGCTCAGGCACCCAGCAGCTCACGTATCAGCTCTATGCCCCCTCACTAGCCCGCTACAACCGCGTGGTGGTGTTCTCGGATCTCCAGGCGGACGTGCTGATGCGCCTGGGGGTGCCGGCCAGCCGCCTCGCCGTGATCCCCAACGGCGTGGATCCCGAGCAATGGAAACCCAGCCTGCCCAGCACCGAATCCCCTGAGCTGCTGGAGCTGCGGCGGCGCTTCGCTGGCCAACGGGTGTTCCTATACATGGGCCGCATCGCCACAGAGAAAAACGTGGAGGCGCTGCTGCGCGCCTGGCGGCTGGTGCAACTGGCGGGCTGCACCCTGGTGGTTGTGGGCGACGGGCCCGTGCGCCAATCGCTGATGCAGAGCTACGGCCGCGAGATCAACGTGCACTGGTGGGGGCATGAACCCGATCAATCCAAGCGGTTGGCACTTCTGCAAATGGCGGAGGTGTTCCTCTTGCCATCTCTGGTGGAGGGGCTGAGCCTGGCGCTGCTGGAGGCGATGGCCAGCGGCACCGCTTGCGTGGCCACCGATGCGGGCGCTGATGGGGAGGTGCTGGAGGGCGGCGCTGGCATCGTGATCAGCACCCAGGGGGTCACCACCCAGCTGCGCACGCTGCTGCCGGTGCTGCGTGATCAACCTGTACTTACCGCCGAATTAGGCCGCCGCGCCCGCCAGCGTGCCCTCGAGCGCTACACCCTCACCCGCAACATCGACGAGCTGGAGCGCCTTTACGCCGAATTGGTGCCTCAAGGAAGCCTGGCGGCCTGA